AGAATACCAATTAATGGCTATTGATAGAGCTTATAACAAAGATGTTATTAGTGTAAAATTAGACTATGATAAAAACTTTTTAATAAATAAAGCTATTTCTAAATATACTAAAAATTATATTTGAGAAGGAAAGTTAATAATAGAAGAAGCTATAAAAGATAGTTATAAAAGACTTATTTTCCCTAGTGTTGAAACTCAAGTTTATAATGAATTATTAGAAAAAGCACATATTAAGTCCACAAATATTTTTGCCAAAAATTTACAGCAATTATTATTACAAAAACCACTAAAAAATAAAGTTATTTTAGGTTGAGATCCAGGATTTAATAGTGGTTGTAAACTTGCTGTTGTAAATTATAATAATGAACTTTTATCTATAAAAGTAATATTTCCTTTAAAACCCCACAACAAAATCCAAGATTCTGAAACAATTATTCTAGATTTAATCAATAAGTTTAAAATTGAAATTATTGCAATTGGGAATGGAACAGGAAGCTGAGAAAGTATTGAATTTATTGAAAATTTAATTACAAAAAATAACTTAAAAATTCATTTTTTAAGAACATCAGAAGTAGGGGCATCCATTTATTCAGCATCAGAAAATGCCCAGTTAGAATTTCCAGAATTAAGTGTTGAAAAAAGAAGTGCAATTAGTATTGCAAGAAGAGTGGTTGACCCTATGGCAGAATTAATAAAAATCAATCCTCAAAATATAGGAATAGGGCAATATCAGCATGATATTAAAAAGTCAATATTAGAAAAAGAATTAAATTATACTTTAAGTTTTTGTACTAATAAAGTAGGAGTTAACCTAAATTCTGCTTCTGTTGAGCTTTTATCAAATATTTCAGGTTTTAATCAAAGAATAGCTAAACAAGTTGTTAAATATATTCAAACCAAAGGAATGATTTTAAATCGTAATGATCTTTTGAAAATTCCTTATTTAACTGAAAAAGTATTTCAACAGGCAGCTGGTTTTTTAAGAATTAGTGAATCAGCAAATATTTTTGATCAAACTAAAATTCACCCTGAAATGTATTCGAAAGCAGAAGAAATTTTAAAATATTTAAAACTTGATAAAAACTCTATTGGTAAAGTTCAATTTTTAGTTAATGATGAAATTATTAATGAAGTGCACAATGAATTAAATATTGATTTTTATACGACTAAATTAATTTTAGAATCTTTTAATGAGCCTTTTAGAGATTTTAGAGAACAATTCTCAGAACCACTTTTAAGAAATAAAAGTCTTAAAATTGAAAATCTTGAAATTGATAACCAATTAAAAGCAATTATAACTAATATTACAGATTTTGGAGTTTTTGCAGATATTGGACTTAAAAATGATGCTTTTATTCATATTTCAGAAATTAAAAATTTAGAAAACAATGCTTTATATATTAGTCAAGTTATTGATGTAAAAATTGCTAAAATTGATTTAGAAAAACAAAAAATCAATCTTTCATTAGTTTTATAATTTAAAAAATCTATTTTTTTTATCCCTAAAAATAGGCAAAAAATAAAAAAAATATTTTTTTTTCGATACACTCGGTTAAGTTGTTATATAATATTAAGCATAATTTGAAATTTATAAGAAAAATAAAATCAAAAATAGAAAGGAAAATAAATGCCAACAATTTCGCAATTAGTTAGTCAAGGGCGTAAGAAAAAAATTAGAAAAACTAAAGCCCCTGCACTAAATCGTGGTTTTAACTCTTTGAATAAAAAAGAAACAAAATTATCTGCACCATTTAAGCGTGGTGTGTGTACAAGGGTTGCAACTATGACACCTAAAAAACCTAACTCTGCTCTCAGAAAATATGCAAGGGTTAAACTTTCAAATAGAATGGAAGTAACAGCTTA
This Mesomycoplasma neurolyticum DNA region includes the following protein-coding sequences:
- a CDS encoding Tex-like N-terminal domain-containing protein, whose translation is MFEKEIVGYLAQKINTKEIYIERTLELLEQENTIAFIARYRKDYTNNLDEKEIKIIDDEYQYQKKLLKRKEFIINTLKEKELLSDELLSLIKNTKKLIELEAIYKPYSTNRKTKASIAIALGLDPLAKDILQFKKDLPLIEKAKQYLNETLDTVEKVINGAKDIIAEIVSQDGELRNFAFNNISKRAKILTNKKNNDLDSEKKYELYYKFAKPIIYLQEYQLMAIDRAYNKDVISVKLDYDKNFLINKAISKYTKNYIWEGKLIIEEAIKDSYKRLIFPSVETQVYNELLEKAHIKSTNIFAKNLQQLLLQKPLKNKVILGWDPGFNSGCKLAVVNYNNELLSIKVIFPLKPHNKIQDSETIILDLINKFKIEIIAIGNGTGSWESIEFIENLITKNNLKIHFLRTSEVGASIYSASENAQLEFPELSVEKRSAISIARRVVDPMAELIKINPQNIGIGQYQHDIKKSILEKELNYTLSFCTNKVGVNLNSASVELLSNISGFNQRIAKQVVKYIQTKGMILNRNDLLKIPYLTEKVFQQAAGFLRISESANIFDQTKIHPEMYSKAEEILKYLKLDKNSIGKVQFLVNDEIINEVHNELNIDFYTTKLILESFNEPFRDFREQFSEPLLRNKSLKIENLEIDNQLKAIITNITDFGVFADIGLKNDAFIHISEIKNLENNALYISQVIDVKIAKIDLEKQKINLSLVL
- the rpsL gene encoding 30S ribosomal protein S12, whose translation is MPTISQLVSQGRKKKIRKTKAPALNRGFNSLNKKETKLSAPFKRGVCTRVATMTPKKPNSALRKYARVKLSNRMEVTAYIPGEGHNLQEHSVVLIRGGKVKDLPGVRYHIVRGTQDAAGVNKRNQGRSKYGTKRPKK